The Candidatus Methylomirabilota bacterium genome includes a window with the following:
- a CDS encoding LOG family protein: protein MSADRRYQLQSEEANRRLDALLEHLRVPEAAWPFYAEMLTTALKMYEDGAGVADLKIANAAFKEIRYGFKVFAPWRNVPKVTMFGSARTPRSSPISEQAFAFSKRITGAGWMVMTGAGAGVMGSAQEGAGAERSFGLNIRLPFEQEANPWIADDPKLISFKYFFTRKLFLVREAHAMVFLPGGFGTADEAFEALTLVQTGKSPVLPLVMLDEPGGTYWKRFDEFVRREMVGRGLVSANDPGLYRITDDVEQAATEVESFYRLCHSQRYVRDSLVLRIRHALAETVLADVNLQFRDILTAPATQAPGPVPGEGDELPDLPRLVLPFNRSDYARLRSLLDFVNAAG from the coding sequence GTGAGTGCTGATCGCAGGTATCAACTGCAGTCCGAGGAAGCCAACCGCCGTCTGGACGCCCTCCTGGAGCACCTCCGGGTCCCCGAAGCCGCCTGGCCGTTCTACGCCGAGATGCTCACCACCGCGCTCAAGATGTACGAGGACGGCGCGGGCGTCGCGGATCTCAAGATCGCCAACGCCGCGTTCAAGGAGATCCGCTACGGGTTCAAGGTGTTCGCGCCGTGGCGCAACGTCCCGAAGGTCACCATGTTCGGCTCGGCGCGCACGCCGCGATCGAGCCCGATCTCCGAGCAGGCCTTCGCCTTCAGCAAGCGCATCACCGGGGCGGGCTGGATGGTGATGACCGGGGCGGGCGCGGGCGTGATGGGCTCGGCCCAGGAGGGAGCCGGGGCGGAGCGGTCGTTCGGCCTCAACATCCGGCTGCCTTTCGAGCAGGAGGCCAACCCCTGGATCGCCGACGATCCCAAGCTGATCTCGTTCAAGTACTTCTTCACCCGCAAGCTGTTCCTGGTGCGCGAGGCCCACGCGATGGTCTTCCTGCCCGGCGGCTTCGGCACCGCGGACGAGGCCTTCGAGGCCCTGACCCTCGTGCAGACCGGCAAGTCGCCGGTGCTCCCGCTGGTCATGCTGGACGAACCCGGCGGGACCTACTGGAAGCGCTTCGACGAGTTCGTCCGGCGCGAGATGGTCGGACGGGGACTGGTCTCCGCGAACGATCCGGGCCTCTATCGCATCACCGACGACGTGGAGCAGGCCGCGACCGAGGTGGAGAGCTTCTATCGCCTCTGCCACTCGCAGCGGTACGTGCGGGACTCGCTCGTGCTGCGGATCCGCCACGCGCTGGCCGAGACCGTGCTGGCCGACGTCAACCTGCAGTTCCGGGACATCCTCACCGCGCCGGCCACCCAGGCGCCCGGGCCGGTGCCGGGCGAGGGCGACGAGCTACCCGACCTTCCGCGGCTGGTGTTGCCGTTCAACCGCTCGGACTACGCCCGCCTGCGCAGCCTGCTGGACTTCGTGAACGCGGCCGGCTGA
- the phoU gene encoding phosphate signaling complex protein PhoU — protein sequence MQRHFHEELEGVKHTLLAMGGLVEDQIRRAMKALLERDDALAQEVIDRDRQVNTYDVEIDEQCVSLLALHQPAAGDLRFITTAMKIVTDLERIGDQAVNIAQRVLELNREPRLKPYIDLPRMAERAQRMVKESLDAFVARDTALARRVCGEDAEVDALKEQIFRELLTFMMEDPRTIPRAIRVILISRFLERVADHATNIAEMVVYLVEGKMIRHTLA from the coding sequence GTGCAACGACATTTCCACGAGGAACTCGAGGGCGTCAAGCACACGCTGCTCGCCATGGGAGGTCTCGTCGAGGACCAGATCCGTCGGGCCATGAAGGCGCTCCTGGAGCGCGACGACGCGCTCGCCCAGGAGGTCATCGACCGCGATCGGCAGGTGAACACCTACGACGTCGAGATCGACGAGCAGTGCGTGAGCCTGCTCGCGCTGCATCAGCCCGCGGCGGGCGACCTGCGCTTCATCACCACCGCCATGAAGATCGTCACCGACCTGGAGCGCATCGGCGACCAGGCGGTGAACATCGCCCAGCGCGTCCTCGAGCTGAACCGCGAGCCCCGGCTCAAGCCGTACATCGATCTCCCGCGCATGGCGGAGCGGGCCCAGCGCATGGTCAAGGAGAGCCTCGACGCCTTCGTGGCCCGGGACACCGCGCTGGCCCGGCGGGTGTGCGGGGAGGACGCGGAGGTGGACGCGCTCAAGGAGCAGATCTTCCGCGAGCTGCTGACCTTCATGATGGAGGATCCGCGGACGATTCCGCGCGCGATCCGGGTCATCCTGATCTCCCGCTTCCTGGAGCGGGTCGCCGACCACGCCACCAACATCGCCGAGATGGTAGTGTACCTGGTCGAGGGCAAGATGATCCGGCACACGCTGGCCTGA
- the pstB gene encoding phosphate ABC transporter ATP-binding protein PstB — protein MGDGLYVKGLRAWFGDSLILKGVDLTVAPNAVTAIIGPSGCGKSTFIRCVNRMHETVPGARVSGQVLLNSEDLYAPGVDPVQVRRRIGMVFQKPNPFPTMSVFDNVAAGLRLGSIRRKAHLHEPVERALRHAALWDEVKDELDKSGVSLSGGQQQRLCIARALAVDPQILLMDEPCSALDPIATAKIEELIHDLKKELTIVIVTHNMQQAARMSEWTGFFLLGELVEFGVTKDMFTTPGDKRTEDYITGRFG, from the coding sequence ATGGGAGACGGTCTCTACGTCAAGGGCCTCCGGGCCTGGTTCGGTGACAGCCTGATACTGAAGGGGGTCGATCTCACGGTCGCACCCAACGCGGTGACGGCCATCATCGGACCGTCCGGCTGCGGGAAGTCCACGTTCATCCGCTGCGTCAACCGCATGCACGAGACGGTTCCGGGGGCGCGGGTGTCCGGGCAGGTGCTGCTCAACAGCGAGGATCTCTACGCACCGGGCGTGGACCCGGTGCAGGTGCGGCGGCGGATCGGCATGGTATTCCAGAAGCCCAATCCGTTCCCGACCATGTCGGTCTTCGACAACGTGGCGGCCGGGCTGCGACTCGGGAGCATCCGGCGGAAGGCGCACCTCCACGAGCCGGTGGAGCGGGCGCTCCGCCACGCGGCGCTCTGGGACGAGGTGAAGGACGAGCTCGACAAATCGGGCGTGAGCCTGTCGGGTGGCCAGCAGCAGCGCCTCTGCATCGCGCGGGCCCTCGCGGTGGATCCGCAGATCCTCCTGATGGACGAGCCGTGCTCGGCCCTCGACCCGATCGCCACCGCCAAGATCGAGGAGCTGATCCACGATCTCAAGAAGGAGCTGACGATCGTCATCGTCACCCACAACATGCAGCAGGCGGCACGAATGTCGGAGTGGACCGGCTTCTTCCTGTTGGGGGAGCTGGTGGAGTTCGGGGTGACGAAGGACATGTTCACGACCCCCGGTGACAAGCGGACCGAGGACTACATCACCGGCCGCTTCGGATAG
- the pstA gene encoding phosphate ABC transporter permease PstA, producing MSGLTFAAAVLAICPLLLIFGFLLYQGASALNWDFFVHLPKPVGEAGGGVANAIVGSLIVIGLAVALGLPVGILGGVYLAESRDRRLPWLLRFVADVMNGVPSIVFGIFAYTVVVLPMRRFSALAGGLALGLILIPIVLRTTEEMVRLVPNALREAGLGLGLPQWKVSLRIVIPAARAGIITGIVVAVARIAGETAPLLFTALGNRFWHQGLDQPIAALPLQIYAYAIAPYDDWHRQAWAGALVLITLVFLASLAARVATRDRAIARLR from the coding sequence ATGAGCGGGCTCACGTTCGCGGCGGCCGTACTCGCCATCTGTCCGCTCCTGCTGATCTTCGGATTCCTCCTGTACCAGGGCGCGTCGGCGCTGAACTGGGACTTCTTCGTTCACCTCCCGAAACCGGTCGGGGAGGCCGGCGGCGGCGTGGCCAACGCGATCGTGGGCAGCCTGATCGTGATCGGTCTGGCCGTCGCGCTCGGGCTGCCCGTGGGAATCCTGGGTGGCGTCTACCTGGCGGAGTCGCGCGACCGCCGGCTGCCGTGGCTGCTGCGGTTCGTCGCCGACGTGATGAACGGGGTCCCGTCCATCGTGTTCGGGATCTTCGCCTACACCGTGGTGGTGCTGCCGATGCGGCGCTTCTCGGCCCTGGCCGGGGGCCTGGCGCTGGGCCTGATCCTGATCCCGATCGTGCTTCGGACCACCGAGGAGATGGTGCGGCTGGTCCCCAACGCGCTGCGGGAGGCCGGGCTCGGCCTGGGCCTGCCCCAGTGGAAGGTGAGCCTGCGGATCGTCATCCCGGCGGCCCGCGCAGGCATCATCACCGGGATCGTGGTCGCGGTGGCGCGAATCGCCGGGGAGACCGCTCCGCTGCTGTTCACCGCGCTCGGCAATCGCTTCTGGCACCAGGGGCTGGATCAGCCGATCGCCGCGCTTCCGCTGCAGATCTACGCCTACGCCATCGCCCCCTACGACGACTGGCACCGCCAGGCCTGGGCGGGGGCCCTGGTGCTGATCACGCTGGTATTCCTGGCGAGCCTCGCGGCCCGAGTGGCGACGCGGGACCGGGCCATCGCGCGGCTCCGGTGA
- the pstC gene encoding phosphate ABC transporter permease subunit PstC, with translation MAGESTAGTGTADRLSLPPRAIGGSRAGRGDRVYTAVLLSSVSLVLLLAAGLVVALVRESWDAIRTFGFRFLVTSHWDPVAGEFGALPFVYGTLLSSLLALLIAVPLSLGAAIFLAELAPSWIRPPIAFLIEMLAAVPSVVYGLWGIFVLVPWLRDWVQPALGRTLGFLPLFQGPPYGIGMLAAGIILSIMIMPFITSVSREVLLAVPGSQREAARGLGATRWETTRIAVLRYGRSGLIGAFLLGLGRALGETMAVTMVIGNRPEIAASLFAPGYTMASVLANEFTEATSDLYVSALVEIGLLLLLVTVVVNGFAKLLVWSVGGPVRGTRE, from the coding sequence ATGGCGGGCGAGTCGACCGCCGGGACGGGGACGGCCGATCGGCTGTCCCTGCCTCCGCGCGCCATCGGCGGTAGCCGGGCCGGTCGGGGCGACCGCGTGTACACCGCGGTCCTCCTCTCATCGGTGTCGCTCGTGCTGCTGCTGGCGGCGGGGCTCGTCGTCGCGCTGGTCCGGGAATCGTGGGACGCGATCCGGACCTTCGGGTTCCGCTTCCTGGTGACGTCGCACTGGGATCCCGTGGCGGGCGAGTTCGGGGCCCTCCCGTTCGTCTACGGGACGCTCCTCTCCTCACTGCTGGCGCTCCTGATCGCGGTCCCGCTCTCGCTCGGGGCGGCCATCTTCCTGGCCGAGCTGGCTCCATCGTGGATCCGTCCGCCCATCGCGTTCCTCATCGAGATGCTCGCGGCGGTCCCGAGCGTCGTGTACGGCCTATGGGGCATCTTCGTGCTGGTGCCGTGGCTACGCGACTGGGTCCAGCCGGCGCTGGGGCGGACACTGGGCTTCCTGCCGCTGTTCCAGGGCCCCCCTTACGGCATCGGCATGCTCGCGGCGGGCATCATCCTGTCCATCATGATCATGCCCTTCATCACATCGGTGAGTCGCGAGGTCCTGCTCGCGGTGCCGGGCTCGCAGCGTGAGGCGGCGCGAGGCCTGGGTGCAACCCGGTGGGAGACGACCCGCATCGCCGTCCTGCGCTACGGACGGTCGGGGCTCATCGGTGCCTTCCTGCTGGGCCTCGGAAGGGCGCTCGGGGAGACGATGGCGGTCACCATGGTGATCGGCAACCGGCCCGAGATCGCCGCCTCCTTGTTCGCGCCCGGCTACACGATGGCCAGCGTGCTCGCCAACGAGTTCACCGAGGCGACGTCCGACCTCTACGTGTCGGCGCTCGTCGAGATCGGTCTCCTGCTCCTCCTGGTTACCGTCGTCGTAAACGGGTTCGCCAAGCTCCTGGTCTGGAGCGTGGGCGGCCCGGTGCGGGGCACGCGGGAGTGA
- the pstS gene encoding phosphate ABC transporter substrate-binding protein PstS, with protein sequence MLVIAVAWLPLPAGAQMLINGAGATFPYPIYSKWFEAYIQVDPEVRFNYQSIGSGGGIRQISERTVDFGASDGPMTDDQLKKAPGELFHIPTVLGAVVATYNLPGNPQLSFTGDVLADIFLGKITKWNDARIKALNPSTSLPDQPIVVVHRSDGSGTTYIWVDYLCKISPEWEQNVGRGTSVKWPVGLGGKGNEGVAGQVKNAPGSLGYVELAYAITNKLPAAKVRNQAGKFIEPTIESTTAAAAGAASSMPADFRVSLTNAAGAEAYPIASFTWLLVYKDQTNEAKGQNLVKFLWWAIHDGQKHPAALLYAPLPAPVVKEIEAKIKQITFSGRPLLAAH encoded by the coding sequence ATGCTGGTGATCGCCGTCGCGTGGCTGCCGCTCCCGGCCGGTGCCCAGATGCTCATAAACGGGGCGGGCGCCACGTTCCCCTATCCGATCTACTCGAAGTGGTTCGAGGCGTACATCCAGGTGGATCCGGAAGTGCGCTTCAACTATCAGTCGATCGGCAGCGGCGGCGGCATCCGGCAGATCTCGGAGCGCACCGTGGACTTCGGCGCCTCCGACGGTCCCATGACTGATGACCAGCTCAAGAAGGCACCGGGCGAGCTCTTCCACATCCCCACCGTGCTCGGAGCGGTGGTGGCCACCTACAACCTGCCGGGCAACCCGCAGCTCTCCTTCACGGGTGACGTGCTGGCGGACATCTTCCTCGGAAAGATCACCAAGTGGAATGACGCGCGGATCAAGGCGCTCAATCCGTCGACCAGCCTGCCCGACCAGCCCATCGTGGTGGTCCACCGCTCGGACGGCAGCGGCACGACGTACATCTGGGTGGACTATCTCTGCAAGATCAGCCCGGAGTGGGAGCAGAACGTTGGCCGCGGCACGTCGGTGAAGTGGCCGGTTGGACTGGGCGGCAAGGGCAATGAAGGGGTCGCCGGCCAGGTGAAGAACGCGCCCGGGTCGCTGGGGTACGTGGAGCTGGCTTACGCGATCACCAACAAGCTGCCCGCCGCGAAGGTCCGGAACCAGGCGGGCAAGTTCATCGAGCCGACGATCGAGAGCACGACCGCGGCAGCGGCGGGGGCGGCGAGCAGCATGCCGGCCGATTTCCGGGTGTCCCTGACGAACGCGGCGGGGGCCGAGGCCTATCCGATCGCCAGCTTCACGTGGCTGCTCGTGTACAAGGACCAGACCAACGAGGCCAAGGGCCAGAACCTCGTGAAGTTCCTGTGGTGGGCCATCCACGATGGCCAGAAGCATCCCGCGGCGCTGCTGTACGCTCCGCTGCCGGCCCCGGTGGTGAAGGAGATCGAGGCCAAGATCAAGCAGATCACCTTCTCGGGCCGGCCGCTGCTGGCGGCGCACTAG
- a CDS encoding response regulator transcription factor, which translates to MTTATRQRAGVDPMVANRRGMPEQQPGASGNRPGKVLVVEDEADVAEMLRHNLGKEGYDVRLAANGMDALRQVKDVRPDVILLDIMVPQLNGWETCRRLKQDRETQAIPVIMVTGRVEEGDKVLGFEMGADDYVTKPFSPRELVARVRAVSRRGRTGEDSAGQPLRAGDLEIDRQRFEVKMKGRLVELTRKEFDLLAALVRTPGRVFGREELLDLVWGQDGFVEPRTVDVHVARLRAKFIAARAPGPGIETVRGVGYRFREPA; encoded by the coding sequence ATGACGACCGCGACACGGCAGCGCGCGGGGGTCGATCCGATGGTGGCAAACCGGCGGGGCATGCCGGAGCAGCAGCCGGGCGCGAGCGGCAATCGGCCCGGCAAGGTGCTGGTGGTGGAGGACGAGGCCGATGTGGCCGAGATGCTCCGCCACAACCTCGGGAAGGAAGGCTACGACGTCCGGCTCGCCGCCAACGGCATGGACGCCCTCCGCCAGGTCAAGGACGTCCGGCCCGACGTGATCCTGCTCGACATCATGGTGCCCCAGCTCAACGGCTGGGAGACCTGCCGCCGCCTCAAGCAGGACCGGGAGACGCAGGCCATCCCCGTGATCATGGTGACCGGCCGAGTCGAGGAAGGCGACAAGGTGCTCGGCTTCGAGATGGGCGCCGACGACTACGTGACCAAGCCGTTCTCGCCGCGCGAGCTGGTGGCGCGAGTGCGGGCGGTGTCGCGTCGAGGCCGGACTGGGGAGGACTCGGCGGGCCAGCCGCTGCGGGCAGGCGACCTCGAGATCGATCGGCAGCGCTTCGAGGTCAAGATGAAGGGCCGGCTCGTGGAGCTCACCCGCAAGGAGTTCGATCTACTCGCGGCGCTCGTCCGCACCCCCGGCCGCGTGTTCGGCCGCGAGGAGCTGCTCGACCTGGTCTGGGGCCAGGATGGATTCGTCGAGCCCCGCACGGTCGACGTGCACGTGGCCCGGCTGCGGGCGAAGTTCATCGCCGCGCGAGCGCCCGGGCCCGGGATCGAGACGGTGCGCGGAGTCGGCTACCGGTTCCGCGAGCCGGCGTGA
- a CDS encoding transglutaminase domain-containing protein: MRRRAFLKTGMGVAATAAVGGLARPWRSAGAAQAGEARWRTFEVVTRAEVTNPTGPTRVWIPLPVQPDTDYLKSLGQSWSGNAAATRIIRDEKYGAAILYAEWPAAEKAPAVEVTTRFATRDRIVDVTKAGGNPTPEDRSTLNRYRESTKLIRTDGIVKKTAQQITKGVDGDVEKARAIYEWIVENTFRDPKVRGCGVGDIRAMLETGNLGGKCADLNALFVGLARAAGLPARDVYGIRVADSAEFKCLGKSGDITRAQHCRAEFYAASLGWVPVDPADVRKVVLEERGGIPLDDPTTRKARAKLFGQWEMNWLAYNYAHDVKLAGSKDDPIAFLMYPEAETAERRKDSLDPDTFKYKITSRELGA, translated from the coding sequence ATGAGACGACGTGCGTTTCTGAAGACCGGAATGGGTGTGGCCGCGACCGCCGCGGTCGGGGGCCTCGCGCGGCCGTGGCGTTCGGCCGGCGCCGCTCAAGCCGGGGAGGCCAGGTGGCGCACGTTCGAGGTCGTGACGCGCGCCGAGGTCACCAATCCCACCGGCCCGACGCGCGTGTGGATCCCGCTGCCGGTGCAGCCGGACACCGACTACCTGAAGAGCCTCGGGCAGAGCTGGAGCGGCAACGCCGCCGCCACCCGCATCATCCGCGACGAGAAATACGGCGCGGCCATCTTGTACGCCGAGTGGCCGGCCGCCGAGAAGGCGCCCGCGGTGGAGGTGACGACGCGCTTTGCGACGCGCGACCGGATCGTGGACGTGACGAAGGCCGGCGGCAATCCGACGCCGGAGGACCGCTCCACGCTGAACAGGTATCGGGAGTCCACGAAGCTGATCCGCACCGACGGCATCGTGAAGAAGACCGCCCAGCAGATCACCAAGGGCGTCGACGGCGACGTGGAGAAGGCCCGTGCGATCTACGAGTGGATCGTGGAGAACACGTTCCGTGACCCGAAGGTGCGGGGCTGCGGCGTCGGCGACATCCGCGCGATGCTCGAGACCGGGAATCTGGGCGGCAAGTGCGCCGACCTCAATGCGCTCTTCGTGGGGCTGGCCCGCGCGGCCGGCCTGCCCGCCCGTGACGTGTACGGTATCCGGGTCGCCGACTCCGCCGAGTTCAAGTGCCTGGGCAAGAGCGGCGACATCACCCGGGCGCAGCACTGCCGGGCCGAGTTCTATGCTGCGAGCCTGGGGTGGGTGCCGGTCGACCCGGCCGACGTGCGGAAGGTCGTGCTGGAGGAGCGGGGCGGCATCCCACTCGACGATCCGACCACCCGGAAGGCACGGGCCAAGCTGTTCGGCCAGTGGGAGATGAACTGGCTCGCCTACAACTACGCCCACGACGTGAAGCTGGCCGGCTCGAAGGACGACCCGATCGCCTTCCTGATGTACCCGGAGGCCGAGACCGCGGAGCGGCGGAAGGACAGCCTCGACCCCGACACCTTCAAGTACAAGATCACCTCGCGCGAGCTGGGCGCCTGA
- a CDS encoding OmpA family protein — MRRRSATVRFPVLATLALTVLFLAGCAGPLRDPHIVGPAGPAGPAGPAGPPGPPGPPGPAGPSGPGGPPGVAGAPGPAGAPQAWTSFSDILFDFDKSNVRSTETPKVDKLVQYMRDNPNIEIGLDGYTDPRGNSSYNRKLSQRRVDAVKAALVGAGVPSSRIRTGAFGETRPKCTESNETCWQQDRRVEVLVRPGG; from the coding sequence ATGAGACGCCGAAGCGCAACGGTACGCTTCCCGGTGCTGGCAACGCTCGCACTGACCGTGCTGTTCCTGGCCGGCTGTGCAGGCCCGCTCAGAGACCCCCACATCGTCGGCCCGGCCGGACCTGCCGGCCCGGCCGGGCCTGCCGGCCCTCCTGGCCCGCCAGGACCACCCGGGCCGGCAGGTCCTTCGGGACCCGGTGGACCGCCCGGTGTCGCCGGCGCGCCTGGGCCAGCCGGCGCACCGCAAGCGTGGACGTCGTTCAGCGACATCCTGTTCGACTTCGACAAGAGCAACGTCCGCTCGACGGAGACGCCCAAGGTCGACAAGCTGGTGCAGTACATGAGGGACAACCCCAATATCGAGATCGGGCTCGATGGCTACACGGACCCGCGGGGCAATAGCTCCTATAACCGGAAGCTCAGCCAGCGTCGCGTGGACGCGGTGAAGGCCGCGCTGGTGGGCGCAGGCGTCCCGTCGTCGCGGATTCGCACGGGTGCCTTCGGCGAGACGCGGCCGAAATGCACCGAGTCCAACGAGACATGCTGGCAGCAAGACCGGCGGGTCGAAGTGCTCGTGCGTCCCGGAGGTTGA